The Synechococcus sp. WH 8101 sequence GGCGTGTGCTGCGGATGCGCTCCAGAGCCAACGCAAGATCCTGATCGCCCCAATCGATGGCTGGCCGCTTCCAGTCTCGACCGCAAAGGCTGGACACGTCGGAGCCCAGACCGCTCGGACCCACATGGGCCAGCACCACCAAAGGCTGATCCAGGGGAGCGCGGGCGGCGGCCTCCACCAGGCGCGTCGCCGACTCCTCCAGCTTCAGCGGCCCATACACAGCGGTGATGGCTCTCGACAGGTGATAGCCCCCGCCGGCACTGCCGGGGCGTGCTCCCAGCACCGAAACGGCTGGCACTGCCGCAGCGTCCCGGTCCCAACGGCGCAGATCCCAGGCGCAGTGGCGTGGACCCAGCAGGTTGAGCTGCCGTTGAAACACCTGGCCACTGGCGTCCTTGCCGTGATCGTGATTGCCAAGAATCACTGCCGTCGGCAACGGCAACGCGGCGATCGCTTTCACCAGGCGTAGATCGCCATCGCTGAGATCGCCGACGAAGAGCACTGCATCCGGCTGCAACCGCTCGAGCAGTTGCCGGTCCCGCGGCCCCCACTGACCATGCAGATCACCGGCGATCGCCAGGCGCAGGGAGGGCGAGGCCGGGGGACTCGAAGCGATCAGGGGCGATGCCTAGGCTGGATTCATCCTGCCCCGAGATGGTCCCGATGACCGCGGACTCCCCAGCGTCCACGGCCGCGACAGCGGTGCCAGCTGACCTTCCCGCCGCCATCGAGGCCCTGCGGCAAGAGCGCAATGCGGTGATCCTGGCGCACTACTACCAAGAGCCAGAGATCCAGGATGTCGCCGATTTCATTGGCGATTCCCTCGAGTTATCGCGTAAAGCCGCCGCCACCGATGCCGATGTGATCGTGTTCTGTGGCGTTCATTTCATGGCGGAAACGGCCAAGATCCTGAGCCCCAACAAAACCGTGTTGCTTCCGGATCTGGAGGCCGGCTGCTCGCTGGCCGACGACTGCCCCGCCGACGCCTTCGCCGCATTCCGCGCCCAGCATCCCGATCACATCGTCGTCAGTTACATCAATTGCACGGCCGCAGTCAAAGCCCAGAGCGATCTGATCTGCACCAGCAGCAATGCGGTGGATCTGGTGAAGCAACTCCCCGCCGATCGGCCGATCCTGTTTGCACCCGATCGCAACCTCGGACGCTGGGTGCAGCAACAAAGCGGCCGGGAGCTCACCCTCTGGCCGGGGCGCTGCATCGTGCACGAAACCTTCAGCGAGGAAGCGGTGCTCAAACTGCAGCTCCAACACCCTGAGGCGGAGGTGATCGCCCACCCGGAATGCCTCGAACCGCTGTTGGATCTAGCCGACTTCATCGGCTCCACCAGCAAGCTCTTGCACCACGCCGAAGCCAGCCCAGCGCCAAGTTTCATCGTGCTCACCGAGCCAGGCATCCTCCATCAGATGGAGCAACGCCTTCCCCAGAAAACCTTCCTCTCGGTGCCGGGAATCGATGGCTGCAGTTGCAATAGCTGCCCCTACATGCGGCTCAACACGCTCGAAAAACTCTGGCGCTGCCTCCACAGCGGCCAACCAGAGATCCAGATGGACGAAGAGCTGCGGCGGCGGGCACTGGCGCCGATCCAGAAGATGTTGGAGATGAGCCTCTGAGCCTGCTGCGTCGCACGCCTGAAGGCCTGTATTGCCCGGCGGCCCAGGCCTGGATCGATCCGATCCGCCCCGTGCCCCGCGCCCTGATCACCCACGCCCATGCCGACCATGCCCGGCCCGGCTGCGGCGAGTATTGGGCTGTGGCCAGCAGTGAAGCGATCCTGCGCCAACGCCTGGGCCGCGAGATTCAACTCCTGCCTGTGGGCTACGGCCAGCTGCATCGCATCGGTGACGCCCGGGTGTCGTTTCATTCAGCCGGCCACGTGCTGGGTAGCGCCCAGATCCGCCTGGAAGCGGCGGGAGAGTGCTGGGTCGTGACCGGCGACTACAAGCGCTGCCCCGATCCAAGCTGCGACCCGTTCGAGCCCGTGCGCTGCGATGTGTTGATCACCGAAGCGACCTTCGCCTTACCGATCTACCAATGGGGCAGTGGCGCCAGCCTGGCCCGGCAGATCCGTGATTGGTGGCAGGCCGACCAGGGCCGCGCCTCATTGCTCTTCTGCTACTCCTTCGGTAAGGCGCAGCGCGTGCTGGCAGAACTGGCCGCGATCGGAGTGGAGGAGGAGGTGCTCCTGCACGGTGCCGTGGAGACCGTGACGCGGCATTACCGGGAGGCGGGGGTGCCGATGACGCCCAGCCGGCCCCTGAGCGACCTGCCCCGCAAACAACCGATGGACGGACGCTTGGTCCTAGCGCCGCCCTCCGCCCATCGCTCCGCCTGGATGCGGCGATTCAAGGCACCACAGACGGCCTTTGCCTCCGGCTGGATGGCCGTGCGCGGTGCCCGGAGGCGACGCGGCTACGAACGGGGTTTCGTGCTCAGCGACCACGCCGACTGGAACGGCCTGATTCGCACAGTGAAGGAGAGCGGGGCGCGGCAGGTGTACGTGACCCACGGCCATAGCGACGTTCTGGCGCGTTACCTCAACGAGGTGGAAGGAATCACGGCAGCACCGCTGGAATCACTGCCTTAGCGTCAGCGCAAAGCCCTGTGCCTCCATGCGTTCTCTCCTGACGGCCTGTCTCGCCCTCACCACCATGGCCGCAGCGATGCCCCAGCACGCAAAAGCCCAGGAGGTGGAGGAGGTGACGATCGAACAGATCCAGACCGTCGTGTTCCCGGCCCAGGGGAATGAGGCGGCAGCGGCGATCTGTGCCGGCCTGGCCGAAGGCGTGCTCAGCCGCGATGGCGTCGGCGTTGATCTGGCCCGGCTGCAACGGGCTCTCTCCCTCACTGGCGACCAAGCGCTGGTGAACCGCTACGTGAACAGCTTCAACACCACGGCCCAACAACAATCCGGTTGCAACATCCGCATCACCGATCCCCAGAACACCGATCTCTACCAGTGGAATTACTGATGGTCTGAACGTTGTGCAGGCCTTCGCAGCCCTGATCGAGGACCTGGACGCCACCACGGGGTCCAAGCGCAAAGTGGCCCTGATCCGTGCGTTCCTCACCAGCCAGCCAGCTGCCGACGGCGCCTGGGCGCTGCAGTTGCTGATCGGTCAGCGCCGCCGGCGTCTGATCACCGGGCGTCGCCTGCGCGAGA is a genomic window containing:
- a CDS encoding DNA ligase — its product is MRSLLTACLALTTMAAAMPQHAKAQEVEEVTIEQIQTVVFPAQGNEAAAAICAGLAEGVLSRDGVGVDLARLQRALSLTGDQALVNRYVNSFNTTAQQQSGCNIRITDPQNTDLYQWNY
- the nadA gene encoding quinolinate synthase NadA, which codes for MVPMTADSPASTAATAVPADLPAAIEALRQERNAVILAHYYQEPEIQDVADFIGDSLELSRKAAATDADVIVFCGVHFMAETAKILSPNKTVLLPDLEAGCSLADDCPADAFAAFRAQHPDHIVVSYINCTAAVKAQSDLICTSSNAVDLVKQLPADRPILFAPDRNLGRWVQQQSGRELTLWPGRCIVHETFSEEAVLKLQLQHPEAEVIAHPECLEPLLDLADFIGSTSKLLHHAEASPAPSFIVLTEPGILHQMEQRLPQKTFLSVPGIDGCSCNSCPYMRLNTLEKLWRCLHSGQPEIQMDEELRRRALAPIQKMLEMSL
- a CDS encoding ligase-associated DNA damage response exonuclease; the encoded protein is MLRRTPEGLYCPAAQAWIDPIRPVPRALITHAHADHARPGCGEYWAVASSEAILRQRLGREIQLLPVGYGQLHRIGDARVSFHSAGHVLGSAQIRLEAAGECWVVTGDYKRCPDPSCDPFEPVRCDVLITEATFALPIYQWGSGASLARQIRDWWQADQGRASLLFCYSFGKAQRVLAELAAIGVEEEVLLHGAVETVTRHYREAGVPMTPSRPLSDLPRKQPMDGRLVLAPPSAHRSAWMRRFKAPQTAFASGWMAVRGARRRRGYERGFVLSDHADWNGLIRTVKESGARQVYVTHGHSDVLARYLNEVEGITAAPLESLP
- a CDS encoding TIGR04168 family protein, whose translation is MRLAIAGDLHGQWGPRDRQLLERLQPDAVLFVGDLSDGDLRLVKAIAALPLPTAVILGNHDHGKDASGQVFQRQLNLLGPRHCAWDLRRWDRDAAAVPAVSVLGARPGSAGGGYHLSRAITAVYGPLKLEESATRLVEAAARAPLDQPLVVLAHVGPSGLGSDVSSLCGRDWKRPAIDWGDQDLALALERIRSTRLLPLVVFGHMHHRLKRGQGERSTFLMDRYGTAYLNAACVPRCGQDAAGRDLIHWAWVEFHGLQLTHASHRWYAPEGRLVYAETLWQRSEHPRHQEVTPC